A single Paenibacillus kribbensis DNA region contains:
- a CDS encoding serine kinase: MHDRSASVDWAQYTAFGLRIASELKLPELVRSASEAIEDVVIHEADLTAWSDQLEQANFVMQGERFMFQIPGTAIFAVREGREIEVCPYPGADMDTVRLFLLGSCMGVLLMQRRILPIHGSAVVIGGKAYAFMGESGTGKSTLAAAFRQAGYQMVSDDVIAVKATTSVPVVYPAYPQQKLGLDSLLQLEALQGNKYLHSPKHRLVLTDGHPALPQYGDLRKLTGELNKYAVPIADEFYNEPLPLGGVFELVAEASNRKFLREDELPVVTEQPLNVLGCLHTLLLHTYRRGTISRMGLGEWYFGTAARMARKVEGWRLLRSSSAFTASEIVQRVLELIHKEENSYGSH; this comes from the coding sequence GTGCATGACAGGAGTGCAAGTGTCGACTGGGCCCAATATACAGCCTTTGGACTCAGGATTGCGAGTGAGCTGAAGCTTCCTGAGCTGGTACGGTCAGCATCGGAGGCGATAGAGGATGTGGTCATTCATGAGGCGGATTTGACAGCATGGAGCGATCAGCTTGAGCAGGCTAATTTTGTGATGCAGGGTGAACGCTTTATGTTCCAAATACCCGGCACAGCCATTTTTGCCGTCAGGGAAGGCAGGGAGATTGAGGTATGCCCTTACCCCGGAGCCGATATGGACACTGTGCGGTTGTTTTTGCTGGGTTCATGCATGGGCGTTCTGTTAATGCAAAGACGGATATTGCCTATTCACGGAAGCGCAGTAGTCATCGGGGGCAAGGCCTACGCTTTTATGGGCGAATCCGGTACGGGAAAATCGACGCTGGCGGCTGCTTTCAGACAGGCAGGCTATCAGATGGTTAGCGATGACGTTATTGCTGTAAAAGCTACCACATCCGTGCCTGTTGTTTATCCGGCTTATCCGCAGCAAAAGCTGGGACTGGACAGCCTGCTTCAACTGGAGGCTTTACAGGGAAATAAGTATTTACACTCCCCAAAGCACAGGCTTGTTTTAACTGATGGCCATCCTGCGCTGCCACAATACGGGGATCTGCGTAAGCTTACAGGAGAATTGAATAAATATGCCGTACCCATAGCAGACGAATTTTATAACGAACCGCTTCCCTTGGGGGGCGTATTTGAACTTGTGGCAGAGGCTTCCAACCGTAAATTTCTGCGCGAGGATGAACTACCTGTTGTTACAGAACAGCCCCTAAACGTACTGGGGTGCTTGCATACATTACTACTTCATACATATCGTAGGGGGACAATTTCGCGAATGGGTTTGGGTGAATGGTATTTTGGAACGGCGGCCCGGATGGCTCGGAAAGTGGAGGGCTGGCGATTGCTTAGAAGTAGCTCCGCTTTTACCGCCTCCGAGATTGTACAACGGGTACTTGAACTCATTCATAAGGAGGAAAACAGCTATGGCAGCCACTGA
- a CDS encoding paeninodin family lasso peptide, which translates to MSKKEWQEPTIEVLDINQTMAGKGWKQIDWVSDHDADLYNPS; encoded by the coding sequence ATGAGTAAAAAAGAATGGCAGGAACCGACGATAGAGGTGCTGGACATTAACCAGACCATGGCGGGGAAAGGCTGGAAACAGATTGATTGGGTGTCCGACCACGACGCCGATCTTTATAATCCAAGCTAA
- a CDS encoding asparagine synthase-related protein — MSAIAGIYSFGCESASAEEGGKMMQALRKYPADRVCAWCEGSVFMGCHAQHVTPESVHERLPFYDEQRNLAITADAILDNRSELCERLGVRQERRQEIADSELILLAYDKWGGEAAQYLIGDFAFVIWDAKRRRLYGARDMTGSRTLYTYQHDSGFAFSTVVAPLLTLSSLRKELHEPWLAEFLSIRSMQESVDIGTTAYKHINQLPPAHWFTMEEGKRILHQYACLNEVEPLRLKTRGEYIEAFREVFSQAVTARLRTHRAVGAALSGGLDSGAVASFAAPSLHLQQKPLYAYSYVPVQDFEDWTSPALLANEQSYIQSTARYVGNIHENYLDFEGKSPFSEIDIWLELMEAPYKYFENSFWIRGFYEKAQEHNVGVLLTGARGNFTVSWGPALDYYARQFRRLHWLQSFQGLWSYSRLTGSRMSRLLPVLLKKATSLDSRASLSRSQRSPVPSLIHPEFAKRMHVEDVPVLSGTGWMKNADQTRKEKFSNLAIANKNGVVATKLSLRYGLWERDPTGDSRVIRFCLSVPFEQYVQNGRDRALIRTAMKDHLPDDVRLNQRVRGVQPADWLHRMIPCWDTFMGELQMMCHDLRTAEYLNVEFIKTAMSKLRHPGPEQASDPNIRLLMHSLIVYRFLCGFNDSI, encoded by the coding sequence GTGAGTGCAATTGCTGGAATCTACAGCTTTGGGTGTGAGTCCGCAAGCGCCGAAGAAGGCGGTAAAATGATGCAAGCCCTGCGAAAATATCCCGCTGACCGCGTATGTGCCTGGTGTGAAGGCTCCGTTTTTATGGGATGCCATGCCCAGCATGTGACCCCGGAATCTGTCCATGAACGCCTCCCCTTCTATGATGAGCAGCGAAATCTGGCTATCACTGCGGATGCGATTTTGGACAATCGTTCCGAGCTGTGTGAACGGCTGGGAGTCAGACAGGAGCGACGGCAGGAAATCGCGGATAGCGAGCTGATTTTACTGGCATATGACAAATGGGGGGGGGAAGCGGCCCAATATTTGATAGGCGATTTTGCCTTTGTTATTTGGGATGCCAAGCGACGGCGTTTATACGGCGCTCGCGATATGACGGGAAGCCGTACGCTGTACACCTATCAGCATGACTCAGGCTTTGCATTTAGCACGGTCGTAGCTCCGCTCTTGACCTTATCCTCTCTGCGAAAAGAACTGCATGAACCGTGGCTGGCCGAATTTCTGTCGATCCGCTCCATGCAGGAATCCGTCGATATCGGCACGACCGCCTACAAGCATATCAACCAGCTTCCTCCCGCACATTGGTTCACTATGGAGGAGGGAAAGCGAATTCTCCATCAATATGCATGTCTGAATGAGGTAGAGCCGCTGCGGCTCAAAACGAGAGGCGAGTACATAGAAGCGTTCCGCGAGGTATTCTCACAGGCGGTCACTGCCCGATTGCGGACACATCGTGCCGTAGGGGCTGCCTTGAGCGGGGGTCTGGATTCCGGAGCGGTTGCCAGCTTTGCCGCACCATCGCTGCATTTGCAACAAAAGCCGCTGTATGCGTACAGCTATGTACCTGTTCAGGATTTTGAGGATTGGACATCGCCCGCACTGCTGGCGAACGAACAAAGCTATATTCAGTCTACGGCTCGCTATGTAGGCAACATTCACGAAAATTATCTGGATTTTGAGGGGAAAAGCCCGTTTTCCGAAATTGATATTTGGCTGGAGCTTATGGAGGCTCCTTATAAATATTTTGAAAATTCCTTCTGGATCAGAGGTTTTTATGAAAAAGCCCAGGAACACAATGTCGGTGTACTGCTGACCGGGGCACGAGGCAATTTTACCGTTTCATGGGGCCCTGCACTGGACTATTATGCCCGTCAGTTTCGCCGTTTGCACTGGCTGCAATCCTTTCAGGGCTTGTGGAGCTATAGCAGGCTGACCGGAAGTCGTATGTCTCGTCTGCTACCTGTGTTGCTGAAAAAAGCGACTTCGCTTGATTCTCGAGCATCGTTATCTCGTAGCCAGCGAAGCCCGGTTCCTTCGCTGATTCACCCGGAGTTTGCCAAACGGATGCATGTAGAAGATGTTCCGGTATTAAGTGGAACAGGCTGGATGAAGAATGCCGATCAGACGAGAAAAGAGAAATTTTCGAATCTGGCGATTGCCAACAAAAATGGTGTAGTTGCGACCAAACTTTCTTTGCGTTATGGCCTGTGGGAACGTGATCCGACCGGAGACAGCCGGGTGATTCGCTTTTGCTTATCTGTACCTTTTGAGCAGTATGTGCAAAATGGTCGAGACCGGGCACTCATTCGTACAGCTATGAAGGATCATCTGCCTGATGATGTTCGGCTGAACCAGCGTGTGCGTGGCGTGCAGCCTGCAGATTGGCTACATCGTATGATTCCCTGCTGGGATACGTTTATGGGGGAGCTTCAAATGATGTGCCATGATTTACGGACCGCCGAATATCTCAATGTAGAGTTTATTAAGACGGCCATGTCGAAACTCCGTCACCCCGGTCCCGAACAGGCGTCCGATCCCAATATACGACTGCTTATGCACAGTTTGATCGTGTACCGTTTTCTTTGTGGATTCAATGATTCGATCTGA
- the ligD gene encoding non-homologous end-joining DNA ligase → MGQAVKGTISIEGQEIPITNPNKPLWPEAGVTKALYLRKLAVLAPFLLKYCQHRLLTVIRWPHGIHGDFFYQKNAPRPRPDYIETTLQDGIEYIVLNKLPQLLWLGNQAALEFHPSLHQAGSHLPCEWMIDLDPSREVEPRIMEAASIVGEVLASLGLNSIPKTSGATGVQIIVPIRTGVTFDELRSIGLLVGQFVTEKHPHLFTLERLKKDRGTAIYFDYLQHYQGKTLAAPYTPRARPGATVSTPLTWEEVRRDVSPLDYHLLNIEERLNQIGDLIGMVPPQPVEDVLKHMRARAHPT, encoded by the coding sequence ATGGGACAAGCTGTTAAAGGTACGATTAGCATTGAAGGTCAGGAAATTCCCATCACCAACCCGAATAAACCGCTGTGGCCGGAAGCCGGCGTGACCAAAGCGCTATATCTTCGCAAGCTCGCGGTATTGGCTCCTTTCCTGCTCAAATATTGCCAGCATCGCCTGCTAACCGTCATCCGCTGGCCACATGGTATCCACGGAGATTTTTTTTATCAGAAAAATGCCCCGCGCCCTCGGCCGGATTATATTGAAACCACGCTGCAGGACGGTATTGAATATATTGTGCTTAACAAGCTGCCTCAATTGCTATGGCTCGGCAATCAGGCTGCGCTGGAATTTCATCCCTCCCTGCATCAAGCGGGAAGCCATTTGCCCTGTGAATGGATGATTGATTTGGACCCATCCAGAGAAGTGGAGCCACGCATTATGGAGGCTGCCTCCATCGTCGGTGAAGTGCTGGCTTCGCTTGGTTTGAATTCGATCCCCAAAACATCCGGAGCCACCGGAGTGCAAATTATCGTCCCGATTCGAACAGGTGTAACCTTCGACGAGCTTCGCAGCATCGGACTGCTGGTCGGACAGTTTGTGACGGAAAAACACCCGCATCTGTTCACACTGGAACGGTTAAAGAAGGATCGTGGAACAGCCATCTATTTTGATTATTTACAGCATTATCAGGGAAAAACGCTGGCTGCTCCCTATACCCCGCGGGCACGCCCCGGTGCTACGGTATCCACTCCGCTTACATGGGAAGAGGTACGACGGGATGTATCACCGCTTGACTATCATTTGCTGAATATTGAGGAACGACTAAATCAGATAGGCGACTTGATCGGAATGGTTCCTCCCCAGCCTGTCGAGGATGTTCTAAAGCATATGCGTGCCAGGGCCCATCCAACCTGA
- a CDS encoding YitT family protein, with protein sequence MSVVSKEVQSLSEITDVTGELTKISKIPANPKNKIKRLLQRAAMIVVGAALMAVGLEIFLVPNGVIDGGVTGISIMASKITGYPLGIFLTLLNLPFLVIGYKQIGKTFALSTLFGIIVMSIGTALLHNVSALTPGEPLLGAIFGGVILGVGVGLVIRSGGSLDGTEIVAILVSEKTPFSVGEIVLFVNIFILGSAGFVFGWPNALYSMIAYYIAMKMIDITIEGLDQSKSVWIISEKYRDIGDALTDRLGRGVTYLEGEGGFTGDSKKVIFVVITRLEEAKLKNIVEDWDPHAFVAIGNIHDVKGGRFKKKGIH encoded by the coding sequence ATGAGTGTAGTGAGCAAGGAAGTCCAAAGTTTATCTGAGATCACAGATGTGACCGGAGAGTTGACCAAGATCAGCAAAATTCCAGCTAATCCCAAGAACAAAATAAAACGCCTGTTGCAGCGTGCAGCCATGATTGTCGTTGGTGCGGCTCTGATGGCAGTGGGCCTGGAAATATTCCTGGTTCCCAACGGCGTCATTGACGGAGGCGTTACAGGTATCTCCATTATGGCCTCCAAGATTACTGGTTACCCGCTCGGCATTTTCCTGACCCTGTTGAACCTTCCATTTCTAGTTATCGGCTACAAACAAATCGGTAAAACCTTCGCTTTATCCACATTATTCGGCATTATTGTTATGTCCATCGGAACCGCATTACTTCACAATGTAAGTGCATTGACACCTGGCGAACCGCTGCTCGGCGCTATCTTTGGCGGTGTTATTCTCGGCGTTGGGGTAGGTCTTGTGATTCGATCCGGCGGCTCGCTGGATGGAACAGAGATCGTAGCTATTCTCGTCAGCGAAAAAACTCCTTTTTCGGTCGGTGAGATCGTCCTGTTCGTGAACATCTTCATTCTGGGAAGCGCAGGCTTTGTATTCGGCTGGCCGAATGCCCTCTATTCCATGATTGCTTATTATATTGCCATGAAAATGATTGATATTACGATTGAAGGTCTGGATCAATCCAAATCGGTCTGGATTATTAGTGAAAAATACCGCGACATCGGGGATGCTCTGACAGATCGCCTGGGACGGGGCGTAACCTACCTGGAAGGTGAAGGCGGCTTTACAGGCGACAGCAAAAAAGTCATTTTCGTCGTCATCACCCGTCTGGAGGAAGCGAAGCTGAAAAACATCGTTGAAGATTGGGACCCTCATGCTTTTGTGGCGATTGGCAACATTCACGATGTGAAGGGCGGACGCTTTAAGAAAAAGGGAATACACTAG
- the cls gene encoding cardiolipin synthase, translating into MLWLLLVLIVFIFQTGTILFFEFRKPSKAVAWLFILFCFPLVGFVVYYFVAQDYKKRKMIRKGGSQLFREFKERLWAQSRVIEQVEQMHNPHFRHQERLFNQLIRMSENPLTGCNRTRVLTNGEETFEAMLTALEQAQHHIHVEFYIFRADEIGKKFQEVMIRKAREGVKVRFVVDGVGSYNLPYSFIGACGEAGVEFHYFLPPFFATLDRRINYRNHRKIVVVDGMIGFVGGINVGDDYLGKYPKVGFWRDTHLQIEGDSVYFLQNAFLSDWKLASGERLMDANLFPPHTCSEDEEVQILSSGPDQVWDTIQEMCFGALSVAKQRIWITTPYFIPDPAILEALKLAAVSDVDVKIIIPYQSDSRLVHLASLSYVQELLEAGVEFYQYRKGFIHAKVVIVDDLLGSVGTANIDMRSFFYNFELTAVLFARSALERLSTDFEEDISNSSRIDLNVFRRRSRAQKTAEILTRMLSPLL; encoded by the coding sequence ATGCTGTGGTTGCTGTTGGTTTTAATCGTTTTTATTTTTCAGACTGGGACAATCCTGTTCTTTGAATTCCGCAAGCCGTCCAAAGCAGTAGCCTGGCTATTCATTTTGTTCTGCTTTCCGCTCGTTGGCTTTGTCGTGTACTACTTTGTAGCACAGGATTATAAGAAGCGCAAAATGATTCGAAAAGGAGGATCGCAGTTGTTTCGTGAATTCAAAGAGCGTCTGTGGGCTCAATCGAGGGTGATTGAGCAGGTGGAACAAATGCACAATCCCCATTTCAGGCATCAGGAGCGTTTGTTTAACCAGTTAATTCGCATGTCTGAGAATCCGTTGACTGGATGCAATCGCACACGAGTCCTGACCAACGGAGAAGAGACCTTTGAAGCGATGCTGACCGCGCTGGAGCAGGCGCAGCATCATATTCATGTGGAGTTTTACATATTTCGAGCGGACGAAATTGGAAAAAAGTTTCAGGAGGTTATGATTCGCAAGGCACGTGAGGGAGTTAAAGTACGATTTGTGGTGGACGGCGTGGGAAGCTACAATTTGCCCTATTCTTTTATTGGCGCCTGTGGCGAGGCGGGAGTGGAGTTTCATTATTTTCTGCCTCCGTTTTTTGCCACGCTGGATCGCCGGATCAACTACCGAAATCACCGTAAAATCGTGGTGGTGGATGGAATGATCGGATTTGTGGGCGGAATCAATGTAGGCGACGATTACCTCGGTAAATATCCTAAAGTGGGATTTTGGAGGGATACGCATTTGCAGATTGAAGGTGATAGTGTCTATTTTCTGCAAAATGCGTTTCTGAGTGACTGGAAGCTGGCTTCGGGGGAGAGATTGATGGATGCGAATTTGTTTCCGCCGCATACCTGCTCAGAGGACGAGGAGGTACAGATATTGAGCAGCGGTCCCGATCAGGTATGGGATACGATTCAGGAGATGTGCTTTGGAGCGCTGTCGGTTGCCAAGCAGCGAATCTGGATTACAACACCGTATTTTATTCCTGACCCGGCTATTTTAGAGGCGCTGAAGCTGGCAGCGGTTAGCGATGTGGATGTGAAGATTATTATTCCATATCAATCGGATTCAAGGCTGGTTCATCTAGCGTCTCTGTCCTATGTGCAGGAATTGCTGGAGGCGGGGGTGGAGTTCTACCAATATCGAAAAGGCTTTATTCACGCCAAAGTGGTGATTGTGGATGACTTGCTCGGCTCAGTAGGGACCGCGAATATAGACATGCGCAGCTTTTTCTATAATTTTGAGCTGACTGCTGTACTCTTTGCCCGTTCAGCGCTGGAACGCCTTTCGACTGACTTTGAAGAGGACATTTCCAACTCCTCGCGCATAGATTTAAATGTATTCCGCAGACGGTCGCGAGCACAGAAAACAGCTGAAATTCTAACTCGCATGCTCTCTCCACTCCTTTAA
- a CDS encoding M23 family metallopeptidase: MKKGSLNRRMTLLVIRDAQQPPKQLQCSTAAVILVPTLVIASISTLVIGLQIRSSHIISQMETNLAVQSLQMEVTVADKNAAIGRLRREVMELTNQATSIRERLQRITELEQQMQQFIRKHGNSSSASSNKSTITPLSWDASDHTGGEFIAVHENTVLLARQAMDDFQEIESLLDTVERTVPRSIQQANAVQQNLERKQAAQLLQTRRLALAEQGRPSIWPVGSRRMSSSFGYRSDPFTGKSAFHSGVDIAGQTGDPVYAAGAGTVLEANSSGARGKCIIIQHPDGLQSWYMHLSGMQVAPGDHVQKGQTIGLLGSTGRSTGPHLHFQIVKHNQPVDPLLYVQ; encoded by the coding sequence ATGAAAAAAGGAAGCCTAAATCGCCGAATGACCTTGCTTGTCATTCGGGATGCACAGCAACCGCCCAAGCAGCTGCAATGCTCTACAGCCGCTGTCATTCTCGTCCCGACTCTTGTGATCGCGTCTATCTCTACACTCGTAATCGGGCTGCAAATCCGTTCTTCCCATATTATTTCCCAAATGGAAACGAATCTTGCTGTCCAGAGTTTGCAGATGGAGGTTACGGTAGCAGACAAGAATGCAGCCATCGGACGGCTACGACGCGAGGTCATGGAGCTGACGAATCAAGCAACCAGTATTCGTGAACGCCTCCAGCGCATAACGGAACTGGAACAGCAAATGCAGCAATTTATTCGTAAACACGGAAATTCCTCTAGCGCAAGCAGCAATAAATCAACCATAACTCCGCTCTCCTGGGATGCCTCCGACCATACCGGGGGCGAGTTCATTGCAGTTCACGAAAATACAGTCCTGCTGGCTCGGCAGGCCATGGATGATTTTCAAGAGATCGAATCCCTGCTGGACACGGTGGAACGCACGGTTCCCCGCTCTATTCAGCAGGCGAATGCCGTACAACAGAATCTGGAGCGTAAACAAGCTGCGCAACTGCTTCAGACCCGCAGGCTGGCTCTTGCCGAGCAAGGGAGGCCCTCCATTTGGCCTGTAGGCTCACGCCGAATGTCCTCCAGCTTCGGCTATCGCAGCGATCCATTTACGGGCAAATCGGCTTTCCATTCAGGCGTGGACATCGCCGGACAAACGGGAGATCCCGTCTATGCGGCAGGGGCAGGCACCGTACTGGAGGCTAATTCCAGCGGAGCCCGCGGCAAGTGCATTATCATCCAGCATCCTGACGGACTCCAGAGCTGGTATATGCACCTGAGCGGGATGCAGGTGGCTCCGGGAGATCATGTCCAAAAAGGACAGACCATCGGCCTGCTGGGAAGCACCGGAAGAAGCACGGGACCTCATCTTCATTTTCAGATCGTCAAGCATAACCAGCCTGTCGATCCATTACTGTATGTACAATAA
- a CDS encoding bactofilin family protein — MFKESKRKLSTPVTDTLLANGTSFEGTVESEANIRIDGHFQGDIRSTHTIIIGETAVVRSDIIARDVVLAGKVFGSITTEGRLTITPTGELYGNTAAAALIISEGGVLEGTSQMVRTKDAEPLTQANDSNDESLTRSDTYPGKSQENSQAPLQSEAG, encoded by the coding sequence ATGTTCAAGGAATCGAAAAGAAAGCTCTCCACTCCTGTAACAGATACGCTGCTGGCTAACGGCACCAGCTTTGAAGGAACTGTTGAGTCTGAGGCCAATATTCGGATTGACGGTCATTTTCAAGGTGATATCCGCAGCACTCATACCATCATCATTGGAGAAACCGCTGTTGTGCGTTCAGACATCATTGCACGGGACGTTGTTCTTGCCGGTAAGGTATTCGGCAGCATCACCACAGAGGGACGGCTGACCATTACACCGACAGGCGAGCTGTACGGGAATACAGCCGCAGCCGCATTAATCATTTCAGAAGGCGGCGTACTGGAAGGCACAAGTCAAATGGTCCGCACGAAGGATGCTGAGCCATTGACCCAGGCGAACGATTCGAACGACGAATCCTTAACCCGTTCCGACACCTATCCCGGCAAAAGCCAAGAAAACAGCCAAGCCCCCCTGCAATCAGAAGCGGGATAA
- a CDS encoding ABC transporter permease has product MADFSKLVHNENLKIYLRVRTWIMLGLLAVITAVIPMLISLISDQVSVWDGIVLTTMFTFFLNTTFTVIVAADSVAGEFTWGTIKLLLIRPWTRSKILLSKYISVILFSLLGTIILILMVTLSSWMMLSKDAPAGSVPLFSDPISYVTLNFLYSYIALFVTMAFAFMLSAVFRSSALAIGLSLFMMFTKTVYNSIGLFNTDRFAWTQYVLFTHMDLKKYLDMPPGTVSSDLTFSLTMLAAYYVVFIAVAWIVFVKRDVAT; this is encoded by the coding sequence TTGGCTGATTTCTCCAAGCTGGTACATAACGAAAATCTGAAAATTTACCTGCGTGTCCGCACATGGATTATGCTGGGGCTGCTGGCGGTCATCACTGCTGTGATTCCGATGCTGATTTCCCTGATTTCCGATCAGGTCAGTGTGTGGGATGGGATTGTGTTGACGACAATGTTTACATTTTTCCTCAATACGACGTTTACGGTCATTGTTGCCGCTGATTCGGTGGCAGGTGAATTTACTTGGGGAACGATTAAGCTGCTGCTCATCCGGCCTTGGACACGCAGCAAAATTCTGTTGTCCAAGTATATATCCGTTATTTTGTTCAGTTTGCTCGGAACGATCATTTTGATCCTGATGGTTACGCTGTCCTCTTGGATGATGCTATCCAAGGATGCGCCAGCAGGTTCTGTTCCGCTGTTCAGTGATCCGATATCTTACGTAACGCTGAATTTCTTGTATAGCTATATCGCCTTATTCGTGACGATGGCCTTTGCTTTTATGCTGTCCGCTGTTTTTCGTTCCAGCGCCTTGGCAATTGGACTGTCGCTGTTCATGATGTTCACCAAAACAGTCTATAATTCTATCGGTCTGTTTAATACGGATCGTTTTGCATGGACCCAATACGTACTTTTTACACATATGGATCTGAAAAAATATCTTGACATGCCGCCGGGGACGGTAAGCTCTGATCTTACCTTTTCTCTAACCATGCTGGCCGCTTATTATGTGGTGTTTATAGCCGTTGCCTGGATCGTTTTCGTAAAACGGGATGTTGCAACCTGA
- a CDS encoding ABC transporter ATP-binding protein — translation MQQATGQVPVIRMEGVSKIISSKAIVDDLTLEVPAGQVFGFLGPNGAGKTTTIRMMVGLISISKGDIHICGDSMNTDFEKAISHVGAIVENPEMYKFLTGYQNLQHFARMSPGVTQKRLDEAIRLVGLGNRIHDKVKTYSLGMRQRLGVAQAILHRPKLLVLDEPTNGLDPQGIRELRDYLRQLSRTEGITVFVSSHLLSEMELMCDRVAIIQSGRLVDIKQLKNTAGEVQTEEIAFEVNDAEQACALAGAGRVEGNQLLLHLEREQIAEMNSLLAANGVKVYAIHPVARTLEDQFLEVTGGGSIG, via the coding sequence ATGCAGCAAGCGACAGGACAGGTTCCCGTCATACGTATGGAGGGTGTGAGTAAAATCATCTCCTCGAAAGCGATTGTGGACGATCTGACGCTGGAGGTTCCGGCAGGACAGGTATTTGGTTTCCTCGGACCCAACGGTGCGGGAAAAACGACCACGATCCGCATGATGGTTGGCCTGATTTCGATAAGCAAGGGCGATATTCATATTTGTGGAGACAGCATGAATACGGATTTTGAAAAGGCTATTTCTCACGTCGGTGCGATTGTTGAAAATCCGGAGATGTACAAGTTTTTGACAGGCTATCAAAATTTGCAGCATTTTGCACGAATGTCTCCGGGGGTGACCCAGAAGCGCCTGGATGAGGCGATACGCTTGGTAGGGCTCGGAAACCGGATTCACGATAAGGTCAAAACCTACTCGCTCGGAATGCGGCAGCGACTTGGGGTAGCTCAGGCGATTTTGCATCGACCGAAGCTGCTCGTGCTGGACGAGCCGACCAATGGTCTGGACCCGCAGGGGATTCGCGAACTGCGGGATTATTTGCGTCAATTGAGCCGTACCGAGGGAATTACCGTATTCGTATCGAGTCATTTGTTGTCCGAAATGGAGCTGATGTGTGACCGTGTAGCCATTATTCAAAGTGGACGGCTGGTTGATATCAAGCAGCTGAAGAATACGGCGGGAGAAGTGCAGACGGAGGAAATTGCCTTTGAGGTCAATGATGCCGAGCAAGCTTGTGCGCTTGCCGGAGCAGGGCGCGTCGAGGGCAATCAACTGCTGCTTCATCTGGAGCGGGAACAGATTGCAGAGATGAACAGCCTGCTGGCTGCCAACGGAGTCAAAGTATATGCGATTCACCCGGTTGCCCGTACGCTGGAAGATCAATTTTTGGAAGTGACGGGAGGCGGGTCCATTGGCTGA
- a CDS encoding LCP family protein, which yields MKRWLKMKIVLGAAALLFVGAAAYTAYMYHSFKTAAHAMYHPRSLVQPGVISAVATGGAGRSAGADTGPNAPNPAAISQSKPFTVLVLGVDQRPHDSGRSDTMIVLSVNPAAGSMLMFNIPRDTRTELIGRGREDKINHAFAFGGVDMSIRTVEHFLNHPIDYYVQMNMEGFAKMVDLVGGVTVNNPLDFQYEGHHFAQGNLTLNGTEALAYARMRFDDPRGDLGRNARQRELLKQILAQSVSKEGLLRAKPILEAAGEQIRTDITFDDMTTFLTRIGPSLKQTDTVELKGHGSKINGVYYYFVDDQERQRIHELLEKHLLTTAVSPN from the coding sequence ATGAAACGATGGCTGAAAATGAAAATAGTATTGGGTGCTGCTGCGTTGTTGTTCGTGGGTGCTGCTGCTTACACCGCTTATATGTATCATTCCTTTAAAACGGCGGCCCATGCGATGTATCATCCGCGCAGCCTTGTCCAGCCAGGGGTGATCTCTGCTGTTGCGACAGGCGGAGCAGGACGTTCAGCAGGTGCAGACACCGGACCTAATGCACCCAATCCTGCAGCCATTTCCCAGTCTAAGCCGTTCACCGTGCTGGTGCTGGGGGTAGATCAGCGTCCTCATGATTCGGGCCGTTCGGATACGATGATCGTTCTGTCCGTCAATCCGGCGGCAGGCTCTATGCTGATGTTCAATATTCCGCGTGATACGCGAACAGAGCTGATCGGCAGGGGACGTGAGGACAAAATCAATCACGCTTTTGCTTTTGGCGGAGTGGATATGTCGATCCGTACGGTAGAGCATTTTTTGAACCATCCGATAGATTACTATGTACAGATGAACATGGAAGGGTTTGCGAAAATGGTTGACCTGGTGGGGGGAGTCACGGTTAACAATCCACTTGATTTTCAGTATGAGGGCCATCATTTTGCACAGGGGAATCTGACATTGAATGGAACAGAGGCGTTGGCCTATGCTCGTATGCGTTTTGATGATCCGCGTGGGGATCTCGGGAGAAACGCCCGCCAGCGCGAGCTGCTCAAGCAGATTCTTGCACAGTCGGTCAGTAAGGAAGGGCTGCTCAGGGCCAAGCCGATTCTGGAGGCAGCGGGGGAGCAAATTCGCACGGATATAACCTTTGACGATATGACAACCTTTCTGACCCGGATCGGCCCGTCTCTCAAACAGACAGATACGGTTGAATTAAAGGGGCACGGAAGTAAAATCAACGGAGTATATTATTATTTCGTGGATGATCAGGAACGTCAGCGTATTCATGAGCTGCTGGAGAAGCATTTGCTCACCACGGCCGTATCGCCTAATTAA